A region of Streptomyces deccanensis DNA encodes the following proteins:
- a CDS encoding LLM class F420-dependent oxidoreductase, with the protein MQLPVQSQSTLYAETWEADAGAAELAEVARAADRAGFAYVAVCDHVAVPRRLAPAMGTVWYDPVATLAYLAAVTERVRLLSHVAVVGLRHPLLTAKQYATLDHLSGGRLILGVGAGHVREEFEALGVDFERRGAVLDECVDALRAALGPDEFPSHHGKLYDFDDLGQRPRPAQARIPVWVGGSSPAAVRRAAVRGDGWLPQGDPRDRLPAQIARLRRLREEAGVTGPFTIGAITEPLYVGEPGWDVGRRTLTGSPTAIADSLRAYGAMGVGQIQVRFRSRDASELVDQMEAFGAEVGPDL; encoded by the coding sequence ATGCAGCTGCCTGTCCAGTCGCAGAGCACCCTCTACGCCGAGACCTGGGAGGCGGACGCCGGGGCGGCGGAGCTGGCCGAGGTCGCGCGGGCTGCCGACCGGGCGGGGTTCGCGTATGTCGCCGTCTGCGACCACGTGGCCGTCCCGCGTCGGCTCGCGCCCGCGATGGGCACGGTCTGGTACGACCCGGTCGCCACGCTCGCCTACCTGGCCGCCGTCACCGAACGGGTCCGGCTGCTCAGCCATGTCGCGGTCGTCGGCCTGCGCCACCCGCTCCTCACGGCGAAGCAGTACGCCACCCTCGACCACCTCTCCGGCGGCCGGCTGATCCTCGGCGTGGGCGCCGGGCACGTACGGGAGGAGTTCGAGGCGCTGGGGGTGGACTTCGAACGGCGGGGAGCGGTCCTGGACGAGTGCGTGGACGCGCTGCGGGCGGCCCTCGGCCCGGACGAGTTCCCCTCCCACCACGGCAAGCTGTACGACTTCGACGACCTCGGCCAACGCCCCCGCCCGGCCCAGGCCCGCATCCCGGTGTGGGTCGGGGGCTCGTCCCCCGCCGCCGTCCGCCGGGCCGCCGTCCGGGGCGACGGCTGGCTGCCGCAGGGCGACCCCCGCGACCGCCTCCCGGCGCAGATCGCCCGACTCCGGCGACTGCGGGAGGAGGCGGGCGTCACCGGCCCCTTCACCATCGGCGCGATCACCGAGCCGCTGTACGTGGGCGAGCCGGGGTGGGACGTCGGACGCCGCACCCTCACCGGGAGCCCGACCGCGATCGCCGATTCCTTGCGCGCTTACGGGGCGATGGGGGTGGGGCAGATCCAGGTGCGGTTCCGGAGTCGGGACGCGAGTGAACTCGTGGACCAGATGGAGGCGTTCGGGGCCGAGGTGGGGCCAGACCTTTAG